Sequence from the Sulfuricurvum sp. IAE1 genome:
CAGCTGGGTATAATCATCGAGCGCATTGTCCATGCGGCCTGCTTCGACCGATGCGATCAGATCATCGGAATAAAGGCGGAGCATGTGCGCCGTTTTCTGGGCGAATTTATAAGCGTAAACCTGGTCTTTGGGTAGAATCGCCTTGACATCTTCGCTTTCGAGCGATTTGAGTGTCCCCTGCAATTTTTTGACTCCCTGTTTCATCTCGTCACCCGAACTGTACAGCCCCCCCCGCTGAATCTGTTCCATCGCGTCCATCATCGTACGCATCTCTTTCATCAGTTCCAGTCGCGGATCGGCTTTCTCAGCCGCGTTCAATGATCCGGCGAGAAACACTCCCAGTGCCAGTGACGCTAAAGCTTTTTTCATCGTTGCCCCTTTTAATATTGGATAATTTCTTTCGAAAACTCGCTGAGTTTGACGGTCTTGGCCGAAATGGAAACGAGTTTTTTCGACTCAGCCGGTTTCCCGTAAAACTCTTTGATCTCCGGACGGAACGCCTGGAAATAGTCGTGGAATTTGTCCTGACCCAAAATCCCGACGGCCCACAGGGTATCGTCGGCCGCGTGTTCGAGCACCACCGCATTCAAAGGTTGCGTTGCTGCCCCCCCGAGAACTTTGGCCCCCGAACCGGCATCGAACGCCGAAAGGTGAGACGAACAAACGATTACACCGCTTTTATCGTACGCCATCGTTTTTTTGTTGGTCGGGACGTATCCGATAAAACTGTCGTTCGGGGTCGGGTGGGTCAGCTGGTGGGTACAGATCGCAACGTATGCGACCACCGTACGTTCTTTACCGACACCGCTTTTCCAGACGTATTTCTCGCCGTTTTCGGAAGTGAGCTGGACGTCCGTCGCGGTTGGTTTGGGCAGATTGATCAACATACACGGAGTCGAAGCATACGGATAATTGAAAATATACGTCACTTCTTTGGCCAGACTTGAGGCTTTGATCGGTTTAC
This genomic interval carries:
- a CDS encoding twin-arginine translocation signal domain-containing protein, whose translation is MDRRNFLKVVAAGATVVAVSPSLIRGNLYAADGALFKAYEKAQLVDAAGKPIKASSLAKEVTYIFNYPYASTPCMLINLPKPTATDVQLTSENGEKYVWKSGVGKERTVVAYVAICTHQLTHPTPNDSFIGYVPTNKKTMAYDKSGVIVCSSHLSAFDAGSGAKVLGGAATQPLNAVVLEHAADDTLWAVGILGQDKFHDYFQAFRPEIKEFYGKPAESKKLVSISAKTVKLSEFSKEIIQY